One Thunnus albacares chromosome 12, fThuAlb1.1, whole genome shotgun sequence genomic region harbors:
- the eif4g1a gene encoding eukaryotic translation initiation factor 4 gamma 1a isoform X3 yields the protein MNKPPQPITGPTSVPNPAPSPGLTPAAYGPGQPPSLVFATPPPPQMNSAPQPRQFAAGPRTLHQQGYYQNRPAMAASAPRVQTSSGPRPVGPAHVYPPSSQMMMISQQQLSFAGSPQGYFIPPGQYRAPYMPPTQQYPVTSGTAGFYPGTSPAEYSAYAGAYYPAQPQYSPSVQPAPVMINPAQQQQQAPPPQQPPAQSQGPPKRERKPIRIRDPNQGGRDITEEIMSGGRSTSTPTPPQASTADVSPAQTNGEVIQPVTTVTRRDENAEPPASAETPPPPATANPEPVVEAKQETDSQTAPPTELAAQSAAPTQASEVPTPSIKDQQTPAPLPPAATPTPPPAEAVNKVDTKVSDTVDAPVGPSASPAAQEVPVKTEEPQAAPAPAEKAPEKEEKKTEEVEKLEKEEQVTSTKVEPATEVAATVTPVDVAKEETPTKTATEVSQPPPSAQEPAAPVTQTAAPSSAPEPEPTPAETAEPLLPNGLPQDTEEVPEAFSDTTPLDKPDASQSQESTPVAKTATPAQEQEQEQEQEQEQEQEQEQEQEQEQEQEEEKKEEEGKEKSEDAPPVSCPTEESTMQAATSVPKKRRNMKELNKKEAIGDLLDAFKEDAKPASEPSSTQADPVPVAPAEPPAEVADETWEEKEDKQNTEPRPSPEAKEQKYQYKEEQWKPIDPEEKKRYDREFLLGFQFIGASMNKPEGLPIISDVVLDKVNKTPLRPPDPARMMSSGPDFTPSYLGNLGSRSVGGPRGPPPGPRRSQQGQRKEPRKIISSMSLNDDVQLNKAEKAWKPSMKKSARTRPGEEVEEDVGPDQAKTQDLFKRLRSILNKLTPQKFQELMKQVTELAIDTEERLKGAIDLIFEKAISEPNFSVAYANMCRCLMGLKVPTSDKPGVFVNFRKLLLNRCQKEFEKDQDDDEIFEKKQKELEASKEGEERERLRVELEEAKDQARRRSLGNIKFIGELFKLKMLTEAIMHDCVVKLLKNHDEESLECLCRLLSTIGKDLDFEKAKPRMDQYFNQMDKIIKERKTSSRIRFMLQDVLDLRRSNWVPRRGDQGPKTIDQIHKEAEMEEHREQIKVQQQLMSKKDGGGGGGGGGRMGGSMGGRGPHTPGGGRNSQPQDEGWNTVPISKNRPIDTTRLSKITKPGALDFNNQLLAPGGKGMWGSWGKGSSGGTGAKPASGDQDSGRPATSTLNRFSALQQSGSLLTSGDSDRRVPQRSSSSRERGGDRDRSDRDRDRFDRFDRSEGREGRDDRSSRNQITKRSFSRESEERGGRAGDSRATNEPVRRVASMTDDRDRGSRDRGSRDRGSRDRGSRDRGSRDRGPSKDLTAVKRESAPTPPPSVPKSGMTEEEVEKKSSAIIEEYLHINDLKEALQCVAELNSTSLLYVFVRNGVESTLERSTIAREHMGLLLHQLIKAGTLPAEQYYKGLQEILEVAEDMAIDIPHIWLYLAELITPMLHEGGIPMGQLFRVISKPLVPLEKAGVLLVQILKLLCKGMTPKKVGAMWTEAGLNWSEFLTKNEDVNKFVTDQKVEFTTGEETESKEPGKKVLSGEELSKQLDRFLHDKANNQRIRDWVEANMDEQQTASNQFVRALMTSVCQSAIICDTPYRVDARQINQRASLLQRYLCDEQKELQALYALQALMVHMEQPANLLRMFFDALYDEDVIKEEAFYKWESSKDPAEQTGKGVALKSVTAFFTWLREAEEESDKE from the exons TTTGCTGCAGGGCCCCGTACTTTACACCAACAG GGTTACTATCAGAACCGACCGGCTATGGCCGCCAGTGCTCCCAGAGTCCAGACAAGTAGTGGGCCTCGACCTGTTGGACCCGCTCATGTCTATCCACCCAGCTcccagatgatgatgatttccCAGCAGCAGCTTTCTTTTGCTGGCTCCCCTCAGGGCTACTTCATCCCCCCTGGACAG TACCGGGCCCCATATATGCCACCTACTCAGCAGTATCCTGTGACCAGCGGTACAGCAGGCTTCTATCCGGGAACTAGCCCTGCTGAATACTCTGCCTATG CGGGAGCATACTATCCAGCTCAGCCGCAGTACTCTCCATCTGTCCAGCCTGCACCGGTCATGATCAACCCCGCCCAGCAACAGCAACAAGCTCCGCCTCCTCAGCAACCACCGGCACAGTCACAAGGCCCACCAAAGAGGGAACGCAAACCG ATCAGAATACGAGACCCCAACCAGGGCGGGCGTGATATCACAGAGGAGATCATGTCAGGTGGAAGGTCCACCTCCACACCGACTCCCCCACAG GCCTCCACAGCAGATGTAAGTCCTGCACAGACCAATGGTGAAGTTATACAGCCTGTCACTACAGTGACAAGAAGAG ATGAAAATGCGGAGCCTCCTGCTAGCGCTGAAACCCCACCTCCTCCTGCCACAGCAAACCCAGAGCCTGTGGTCGAGGCCAAACAGGAAACGGACAGCCAGACAGCACCGCCCACTGAATTAGCCGCACAATCTGCAGCCCCTACACAGGCTTCCGAGGTGCCAACCCCATCGATAAAGGACCAGCAGACTCCCGCTCCCCTCCCTCCAGCAGCAACACCTACTCCTCCCCCTGCTGAGGCAGTAAATAAAGTCGATACTAAAGTTAGTGACACAGTAGATGCTCCTGTAGGTCCTTCAGCATCACCGGCAGCGCAAGAGGTCCCTGTCAAAACAGAGGAACCACAGGCCGCCCCTGCTCCAGCTGAGAAGGCACCcgaaaaggaagaaaagaaaaccgAGGAAGTGGAGAAATtagagaaagaagagcaggtgACCAGCACTAAGGTAGAGCCTGCAACTGAGGTTGCAGCAACAGTTACCCCTGTTGATGTGGCAAAAGAAGAAACACCTACAAAGACAGCAACTGAAGTGTCTCAGCCTCCACCCTCTGCACAGGAACCAGCTGCTCCAGTGACTCAGACTGCTGCCCCCAGCTCTGCCCCCGAACCTGAACCCACACCAGCTGAAACAGCAGAACCGCTTCTCCCCAACGGCCTTCCTCAGGACACTGAGGAAGTGCCTGAGGCATTTTCAGACACTACACCCCTAGACAAGCCCGACGCTTCTCAATCTCAGGAATCCACACCTGTGGCTAAAACGGCAACGCCAGCCCAGGAGCAGGaacaggagcaggagcaggaacaggagcaggaacaggaacaggagcaggagcaagagcaggagcaggagcaggaggaggagaagaaagaggaagaggggaaggagaAAAGTGAGGATGCCCCTCCTGTTAGCTGTCCTACAGAGGAATCTACTATGCAAG CTGCTACATCTGTgccaaagaagaggaggaacatGAAGGAACTAAACAAGAAGGAGGCCATTGGAGACCTCCTGGATGCCTTCAAAGAG GATGCCAAGCCTGCTTCTGAACCCTCGTCCACTCAGGCCGACCCTGTCCCTGTTGCTCCAGCTGAACCCCCCGCTGAGGTCGCAGATGAGACctgggaggagaaagaggacaaGCAGAACACAGAACCTAGACCTTCACCTGAGGCAAAAGAGCAGAAATACCAGTACAAAGAAG AACAATGGAAGCCAATAGACCCAGAAGAGAAGAAGCGGTACGACAGGGAGTTCCTGTTGGGCTTCCAGTTTATCGGCGCCAGTATGAACAAACCCGAGGGCCTGCCCATCATCAGTGACGTGGTTTTGGACAAG GTGAACAAGACTCCCCTGCGGCCTCCTGACCCAGCTCGAATGATGAGTTCTGGCCCTGATTTTACTCCTTCATATTTGGGCAACCTCGGGAGCCGATCAGTGGGCGGACCACGAGGACCA CCACCCGGACCACGTCGCTCCCAGCAGGGTCAGCGGAAAGAACCCAGGAAAATCATCAGCAGCATGTCCCTCAACGATGACGTGCAGCTCAACAAGGCCGAGAAGGCCTGGAAACCGTCTATGAAGAAGAGCGCTCGCACCCGCCCCggggaggaagtggaggaagaCGTCGGCCCTGACCAGGCCAAGACTCAAGACCTGTTCAAGCGTCTGCGCAGTATCCTCAACAAGCTGACACCTCAGAAGTTTCAGGAGCTGATGAAACAGGTGACAGAGCTGGCGATAGACACCGAGGAGAGGCTGAAGGGAGCCATCGACCTCATCTTCGAGAAGGCCATCTCAGAGCCCAACTTCTCTGTGGCCTACGCCAACATGTGCCGCTGCCTTATGGGG TTGAAAGTCCCCACCTCAGACAAGCCAGGAGTCTTTGTGAACTTCCGCAAACTGCTTCTCAACCGCTGCCAGAAAGAGTTTGAGAAGGATCAGGATGATGATGAGATCTTtgagaaaaagcaaaaagagcTGGAGGCTTCTAAAGAG GGAGAGGAGCGTGAGCGCTTGAGGGTGGAGCTGGAAGAGGCCAAAGATCAGGCCCGGCGCCGTTCACTGGGTAACATTAAGTTCATTGGTGAACTCTTCAAGCTGAAGATGCTGACAGAGGCCATCATGCATGACTGTGTAGTGAAACTACTGAAGAATCACGATGAAGAGTCTCTGGAGTGTCTCTGCAGGCTGCTCTCCACAATTGGCAAGGACCTGGACTTTGAGAAGGCCAAG CCTCGTATGGATCAGTATTTTAACCAGATGGACAAGATcatcaaagagagaaagacgtCATCCAGAATCCGCTTCATGTTGCAAGACGTGTTGGACCTCAGAAGG AGTAACTGGGTGCCTCGTAGAGGAGACCAGGGTCCTAAAACAATTGACCAGATCCACAAAGAGGCAGAAATGGAGGAGCACAGGGAACAGATCAAGGTCCAGCAGCAGCTCATGTCCAAGAAagacggaggaggaggtggaggaggcggCGGCAGGATGGGAGGGAGCATGGGGGGCCGAGGTCCTCACACACCAGGAGGTGGCCGGAACAGCCAGCCTCAGGATGAGGGGTGGAACACGGTGCCCATCTCCAAGAATAGACCCATCGACACCACCCGCCTCAGCAAGATCACAAAG CCTGGTGCTCTGGACTTCAACAATCAACTGTTGGCTCCAGGGGGCAAAGGCATGTGGGGTAGCTGGGGTAAAGGCAGCAGTGGAGGAACAGGAGCTAAACCAGCAAGTGGAGACCAGG ATTCAGGTCGTCCAGCCACCAGCACCCTCAACCGCTTCTCAGCCCTGCAGCAGTCTGGTTCGTTGTTGACTTCAGGCGACTCTGATCGCAGAGTTCCTCAGAG GTCAAGCTCCAGCCGTGAGCGCGGCGGCGACAGAGACAGGAGCGATCGTGACAGGGACCGGTTTGACCGATTCGATCGCAGCGAGGGACGAGAAGGTCGCGACGACAGGAGCAGCCGGAACCAAATCACTAAGAGGAGCTTCAGCAGAGAGTCTGAGGAGCGCGGTGGGAGGGCCGGAGACAGCAGGGCCACGAATGAGCCTGTGCGTCGTGTGGCCAGCATGACCGACGACCGGGACAGAGGAAGCAGAGATCGGGGAAGCAGAGACCGAGGAAGTAGAGACAGGGGCAGCAGAGACAGGGGAAGCCGTGACAGAGGTCCAAGCAAAGATCTCACAG cagttaAACGTGAGAGCGCccccactcctcctccctctgttccTAAATCTGGCATGActgaagaggaggtggagaagaagTCCAGCGCCATCATTGAGGAATACCTCCACATCAATGACTTGAAG GAGGCGTTGCAGTGTGTGGCAGAGCTCAACAGCACCTCACTGCTCTACGTGTTTGTACGGAACGGCGTGGAGTCAACGCTTGAGCGCAGCACCATTGCTAGAGAGCACATGGGCCTGTTGCTGCACCAGCTCATAAAGGCAGGGACATTGCCCGCAGAGCAGTACTACAAAGG GCTACAAGAGATCCTGGAGGTAGCAGAAGACATGGCCATAGATATACCTCACATCTGGCTCTACCTGGCTGAACTCATTACCCCCATGCTGCATGAGGGAGGCATCCCTATGGGACAGCTCTTCAG GGTGATTTCGAAGCCTCTGGTGCCTCTGGAGAAGGCTGGTGTGCTGCTGGTACAGATCCTCAAGTTGCTCTGCAAAGGAATG ACTCCTAAGAAGGTTGGGGCCATGTGGACAGAAGCTGGGCTGAACTGGAGCGAGTTCTTGACCAAGAACGAAGACGTCAACAAGTTTGTCACTGATCAG AAAGTGGAGTTCACaacaggagaggagacagagtcAAAGGAACCCGGTAAGAAGGTCCTCAGTGGAGAGGAGCTCAGCAAACAGCTGGACAGATTCCTTCACGACAAGGCCAACAACCAGCGTATCAGAGACTGGGTTGAG gCAAACATGGATGAACAGCAGACTGCTTCCAACCAGTTTGTACGAGCATTGATGACATCAGTGTGTCAGTCTGCCATCATAT GTGACACCCCGTACAGGGTGGACGCACGGCAGATCAACCAGAGAGCCAGTCTGCTGCAGAGATACCTGTGTGATGAGCAGAAAGAGCTTCAGGCCCTTTACGCCCTCCAGGCTCTGATGGTCCACATGGAGCAGCCAGCAA ACCTGCTGCGGATGTTCTTCGACGCCTTGTACGACGAGGACGTTATTAAAGAGGAGGCCTTTTACAAATGGGAATCCAGCAAAGACCCTGCAGAGCAAACAGGCAAAGGCGTGGCTTTGAAATCGGTCACCGCCTTCTTCACCTGGCTCCGCGAGGCGGAGGAGGAGTCTGacaaggaataa
- the eif4g1a gene encoding eukaryotic translation initiation factor 4 gamma 1a isoform X1: protein MNKPPQPITGPTSVPNPAPSPGLTPAAYGPGQPPSLVFATPPPPQMNSAPQPRQFAAGPRTLHQQGGYRALQGYYQNRPAMAASAPRVQTSSGPRPVGPAHVYPPSSQMMMISQQQLSFAGSPQGYFIPPGQYRAPYMPPTQQYPVTSGTAGFYPGTSPAEYSAYAGAYYPAQPQYSPSVQPAPVMINPAQQQQQAPPPQQPPAQSQGPPKRERKPIRIRDPNQGGRDITEEIMSGGRSTSTPTPPQASTADVSPAQTNGEVIQPVTTVTRRDENAEPPASAETPPPPATANPEPVVEAKQETDSQTAPPTELAAQSAAPTQASEVPTPSIKDQQTPAPLPPAATPTPPPAEAVNKVDTKVSDTVDAPVGPSASPAAQEVPVKTEEPQAAPAPAEKAPEKEEKKTEEVEKLEKEEQVTSTKVEPATEVAATVTPVDVAKEETPTKTATEVSQPPPSAQEPAAPVTQTAAPSSAPEPEPTPAETAEPLLPNGLPQDTEEVPEAFSDTTPLDKPDASQSQESTPVAKTATPAQEQEQEQEQEQEQEQEQEQEQEQEQEQEEEKKEEEGKEKSEDAPPVSCPTEESTMQAATSVPKKRRNMKELNKKEAIGDLLDAFKEDAKPASEPSSTQADPVPVAPAEPPAEVADETWEEKEDKQNTEPRPSPEAKEQKYQYKEEQWKPIDPEEKKRYDREFLLGFQFIGASMNKPEGLPIISDVVLDKVNKTPLRPPDPARMMSSGPDFTPSYLGNLGSRSVGGPRGPPPGPRRSQQGQRKEPRKIISSMSLNDDVQLNKAEKAWKPSMKKSARTRPGEEVEEDVGPDQAKTQDLFKRLRSILNKLTPQKFQELMKQVTELAIDTEERLKGAIDLIFEKAISEPNFSVAYANMCRCLMGLKVPTSDKPGVFVNFRKLLLNRCQKEFEKDQDDDEIFEKKQKELEASKEGEERERLRVELEEAKDQARRRSLGNIKFIGELFKLKMLTEAIMHDCVVKLLKNHDEESLECLCRLLSTIGKDLDFEKAKPRMDQYFNQMDKIIKERKTSSRIRFMLQDVLDLRRSNWVPRRGDQGPKTIDQIHKEAEMEEHREQIKVQQQLMSKKDGGGGGGGGGRMGGSMGGRGPHTPGGGRNSQPQDEGWNTVPISKNRPIDTTRLSKITKPGALDFNNQLLAPGGKGMWGSWGKGSSGGTGAKPASGDQDSGRPATSTLNRFSALQQSGSLLTSGDSDRRVPQRSSSSRERGGDRDRSDRDRDRFDRFDRSEGREGRDDRSSRNQITKRSFSRESEERGGRAGDSRATNEPVRRVASMTDDRDRGSRDRGSRDRGSRDRGSRDRGSRDRGPSKDLTAVKRESAPTPPPSVPKSGMTEEEVEKKSSAIIEEYLHINDLKEALQCVAELNSTSLLYVFVRNGVESTLERSTIAREHMGLLLHQLIKAGTLPAEQYYKGLQEILEVAEDMAIDIPHIWLYLAELITPMLHEGGIPMGQLFRVISKPLVPLEKAGVLLVQILKLLCKGMTPKKVGAMWTEAGLNWSEFLTKNEDVNKFVTDQKVEFTTGEETESKEPGKKVLSGEELSKQLDRFLHDKANNQRIRDWVEANMDEQQTASNQFVRALMTSVCQSAIICDTPYRVDARQINQRASLLQRYLCDEQKELQALYALQALMVHMEQPANLLRMFFDALYDEDVIKEEAFYKWESSKDPAEQTGKGVALKSVTAFFTWLREAEEESDKE from the exons TTTGCTGCAGGGCCCCGTACTTTACACCAACAG GGTGGATACAGAGCATTACAG GGTTACTATCAGAACCGACCGGCTATGGCCGCCAGTGCTCCCAGAGTCCAGACAAGTAGTGGGCCTCGACCTGTTGGACCCGCTCATGTCTATCCACCCAGCTcccagatgatgatgatttccCAGCAGCAGCTTTCTTTTGCTGGCTCCCCTCAGGGCTACTTCATCCCCCCTGGACAG TACCGGGCCCCATATATGCCACCTACTCAGCAGTATCCTGTGACCAGCGGTACAGCAGGCTTCTATCCGGGAACTAGCCCTGCTGAATACTCTGCCTATG CGGGAGCATACTATCCAGCTCAGCCGCAGTACTCTCCATCTGTCCAGCCTGCACCGGTCATGATCAACCCCGCCCAGCAACAGCAACAAGCTCCGCCTCCTCAGCAACCACCGGCACAGTCACAAGGCCCACCAAAGAGGGAACGCAAACCG ATCAGAATACGAGACCCCAACCAGGGCGGGCGTGATATCACAGAGGAGATCATGTCAGGTGGAAGGTCCACCTCCACACCGACTCCCCCACAG GCCTCCACAGCAGATGTAAGTCCTGCACAGACCAATGGTGAAGTTATACAGCCTGTCACTACAGTGACAAGAAGAG ATGAAAATGCGGAGCCTCCTGCTAGCGCTGAAACCCCACCTCCTCCTGCCACAGCAAACCCAGAGCCTGTGGTCGAGGCCAAACAGGAAACGGACAGCCAGACAGCACCGCCCACTGAATTAGCCGCACAATCTGCAGCCCCTACACAGGCTTCCGAGGTGCCAACCCCATCGATAAAGGACCAGCAGACTCCCGCTCCCCTCCCTCCAGCAGCAACACCTACTCCTCCCCCTGCTGAGGCAGTAAATAAAGTCGATACTAAAGTTAGTGACACAGTAGATGCTCCTGTAGGTCCTTCAGCATCACCGGCAGCGCAAGAGGTCCCTGTCAAAACAGAGGAACCACAGGCCGCCCCTGCTCCAGCTGAGAAGGCACCcgaaaaggaagaaaagaaaaccgAGGAAGTGGAGAAATtagagaaagaagagcaggtgACCAGCACTAAGGTAGAGCCTGCAACTGAGGTTGCAGCAACAGTTACCCCTGTTGATGTGGCAAAAGAAGAAACACCTACAAAGACAGCAACTGAAGTGTCTCAGCCTCCACCCTCTGCACAGGAACCAGCTGCTCCAGTGACTCAGACTGCTGCCCCCAGCTCTGCCCCCGAACCTGAACCCACACCAGCTGAAACAGCAGAACCGCTTCTCCCCAACGGCCTTCCTCAGGACACTGAGGAAGTGCCTGAGGCATTTTCAGACACTACACCCCTAGACAAGCCCGACGCTTCTCAATCTCAGGAATCCACACCTGTGGCTAAAACGGCAACGCCAGCCCAGGAGCAGGaacaggagcaggagcaggaacaggagcaggaacaggaacaggagcaggagcaagagcaggagcaggagcaggaggaggagaagaaagaggaagaggggaaggagaAAAGTGAGGATGCCCCTCCTGTTAGCTGTCCTACAGAGGAATCTACTATGCAAG CTGCTACATCTGTgccaaagaagaggaggaacatGAAGGAACTAAACAAGAAGGAGGCCATTGGAGACCTCCTGGATGCCTTCAAAGAG GATGCCAAGCCTGCTTCTGAACCCTCGTCCACTCAGGCCGACCCTGTCCCTGTTGCTCCAGCTGAACCCCCCGCTGAGGTCGCAGATGAGACctgggaggagaaagaggacaaGCAGAACACAGAACCTAGACCTTCACCTGAGGCAAAAGAGCAGAAATACCAGTACAAAGAAG AACAATGGAAGCCAATAGACCCAGAAGAGAAGAAGCGGTACGACAGGGAGTTCCTGTTGGGCTTCCAGTTTATCGGCGCCAGTATGAACAAACCCGAGGGCCTGCCCATCATCAGTGACGTGGTTTTGGACAAG GTGAACAAGACTCCCCTGCGGCCTCCTGACCCAGCTCGAATGATGAGTTCTGGCCCTGATTTTACTCCTTCATATTTGGGCAACCTCGGGAGCCGATCAGTGGGCGGACCACGAGGACCA CCACCCGGACCACGTCGCTCCCAGCAGGGTCAGCGGAAAGAACCCAGGAAAATCATCAGCAGCATGTCCCTCAACGATGACGTGCAGCTCAACAAGGCCGAGAAGGCCTGGAAACCGTCTATGAAGAAGAGCGCTCGCACCCGCCCCggggaggaagtggaggaagaCGTCGGCCCTGACCAGGCCAAGACTCAAGACCTGTTCAAGCGTCTGCGCAGTATCCTCAACAAGCTGACACCTCAGAAGTTTCAGGAGCTGATGAAACAGGTGACAGAGCTGGCGATAGACACCGAGGAGAGGCTGAAGGGAGCCATCGACCTCATCTTCGAGAAGGCCATCTCAGAGCCCAACTTCTCTGTGGCCTACGCCAACATGTGCCGCTGCCTTATGGGG TTGAAAGTCCCCACCTCAGACAAGCCAGGAGTCTTTGTGAACTTCCGCAAACTGCTTCTCAACCGCTGCCAGAAAGAGTTTGAGAAGGATCAGGATGATGATGAGATCTTtgagaaaaagcaaaaagagcTGGAGGCTTCTAAAGAG GGAGAGGAGCGTGAGCGCTTGAGGGTGGAGCTGGAAGAGGCCAAAGATCAGGCCCGGCGCCGTTCACTGGGTAACATTAAGTTCATTGGTGAACTCTTCAAGCTGAAGATGCTGACAGAGGCCATCATGCATGACTGTGTAGTGAAACTACTGAAGAATCACGATGAAGAGTCTCTGGAGTGTCTCTGCAGGCTGCTCTCCACAATTGGCAAGGACCTGGACTTTGAGAAGGCCAAG CCTCGTATGGATCAGTATTTTAACCAGATGGACAAGATcatcaaagagagaaagacgtCATCCAGAATCCGCTTCATGTTGCAAGACGTGTTGGACCTCAGAAGG AGTAACTGGGTGCCTCGTAGAGGAGACCAGGGTCCTAAAACAATTGACCAGATCCACAAAGAGGCAGAAATGGAGGAGCACAGGGAACAGATCAAGGTCCAGCAGCAGCTCATGTCCAAGAAagacggaggaggaggtggaggaggcggCGGCAGGATGGGAGGGAGCATGGGGGGCCGAGGTCCTCACACACCAGGAGGTGGCCGGAACAGCCAGCCTCAGGATGAGGGGTGGAACACGGTGCCCATCTCCAAGAATAGACCCATCGACACCACCCGCCTCAGCAAGATCACAAAG CCTGGTGCTCTGGACTTCAACAATCAACTGTTGGCTCCAGGGGGCAAAGGCATGTGGGGTAGCTGGGGTAAAGGCAGCAGTGGAGGAACAGGAGCTAAACCAGCAAGTGGAGACCAGG ATTCAGGTCGTCCAGCCACCAGCACCCTCAACCGCTTCTCAGCCCTGCAGCAGTCTGGTTCGTTGTTGACTTCAGGCGACTCTGATCGCAGAGTTCCTCAGAG GTCAAGCTCCAGCCGTGAGCGCGGCGGCGACAGAGACAGGAGCGATCGTGACAGGGACCGGTTTGACCGATTCGATCGCAGCGAGGGACGAGAAGGTCGCGACGACAGGAGCAGCCGGAACCAAATCACTAAGAGGAGCTTCAGCAGAGAGTCTGAGGAGCGCGGTGGGAGGGCCGGAGACAGCAGGGCCACGAATGAGCCTGTGCGTCGTGTGGCCAGCATGACCGACGACCGGGACAGAGGAAGCAGAGATCGGGGAAGCAGAGACCGAGGAAGTAGAGACAGGGGCAGCAGAGACAGGGGAAGCCGTGACAGAGGTCCAAGCAAAGATCTCACAG cagttaAACGTGAGAGCGCccccactcctcctccctctgttccTAAATCTGGCATGActgaagaggaggtggagaagaagTCCAGCGCCATCATTGAGGAATACCTCCACATCAATGACTTGAAG GAGGCGTTGCAGTGTGTGGCAGAGCTCAACAGCACCTCACTGCTCTACGTGTTTGTACGGAACGGCGTGGAGTCAACGCTTGAGCGCAGCACCATTGCTAGAGAGCACATGGGCCTGTTGCTGCACCAGCTCATAAAGGCAGGGACATTGCCCGCAGAGCAGTACTACAAAGG GCTACAAGAGATCCTGGAGGTAGCAGAAGACATGGCCATAGATATACCTCACATCTGGCTCTACCTGGCTGAACTCATTACCCCCATGCTGCATGAGGGAGGCATCCCTATGGGACAGCTCTTCAG GGTGATTTCGAAGCCTCTGGTGCCTCTGGAGAAGGCTGGTGTGCTGCTGGTACAGATCCTCAAGTTGCTCTGCAAAGGAATG ACTCCTAAGAAGGTTGGGGCCATGTGGACAGAAGCTGGGCTGAACTGGAGCGAGTTCTTGACCAAGAACGAAGACGTCAACAAGTTTGTCACTGATCAG AAAGTGGAGTTCACaacaggagaggagacagagtcAAAGGAACCCGGTAAGAAGGTCCTCAGTGGAGAGGAGCTCAGCAAACAGCTGGACAGATTCCTTCACGACAAGGCCAACAACCAGCGTATCAGAGACTGGGTTGAG gCAAACATGGATGAACAGCAGACTGCTTCCAACCAGTTTGTACGAGCATTGATGACATCAGTGTGTCAGTCTGCCATCATAT GTGACACCCCGTACAGGGTGGACGCACGGCAGATCAACCAGAGAGCCAGTCTGCTGCAGAGATACCTGTGTGATGAGCAGAAAGAGCTTCAGGCCCTTTACGCCCTCCAGGCTCTGATGGTCCACATGGAGCAGCCAGCAA ACCTGCTGCGGATGTTCTTCGACGCCTTGTACGACGAGGACGTTATTAAAGAGGAGGCCTTTTACAAATGGGAATCCAGCAAAGACCCTGCAGAGCAAACAGGCAAAGGCGTGGCTTTGAAATCGGTCACCGCCTTCTTCACCTGGCTCCGCGAGGCGGAGGAGGAGTCTGacaaggaataa